acacacacacacacacagatgtagtgtttccatgttttatggggactttccatagacataatggtttttatactgtacaaactttatattctatcccctaaacctaaccctacccctaagcctaaccctcacagaaaactttctgcatttttacattttcaaaaaacataatttagtatgatttataagctgttttcctcatgggggccgacaaaatgtccccacaaggtcaaacatttcgggttttactatccttatggggatacTATCCTatatggtccccacaaagtgataaatacacgctcacacacacacacacacacacacacacacacacacacacacacacacacacacacattttcattttctgcTCTCAGGTAGTTTTAGAAAGTCTCAACTTGCTAACCGATATTtacacagggtccaaaattaagttaaaattagGGCCGGCCGAGGGGTTGTTACAGTTTCCAGATTCTAGGTATATTTTGGTTACAATTTCCATttaacttaaatataaaataaatgatttctcAGCACATGCTGTTAATTATGAAGGGACCTTCTAACCCAACAATATtacttttacaaattatattgagtcagtttttcatcatattggttGCATTTCAGCTTTTGAAAAATGGTCAAATTCATGATATTCTACCAATAAATGTCTTGAAACTGCATTTAgtattttgcatatatatttgatacatgtttattatttacatgcataaattgtttcatttaaaattatttacataGTTTACATCATTTTACATTTGGTAGCTTaatgcatacctgtcaacactcatcacacccatctcccgccaccctcccgttttgttatttctcccgggaaactcctgtagtttgtatggcccaaacctcgttatatgtataatcacatcaatatattattccaaggttgtccagttgccagatccaactcacacaatcgacacatcatacaaatttcatcccatttgtgacctcaacctgacaacctacaacccagttgtgctgttgatatctgcgcaggtggTAGACACGGGAAGtagaatcaagcatcactggtactgtagatgggaggagaagactcaggtgttgCTCTTGTAACATATAAATtaaacaacagctggacggaagaatttaatttcatgtctcgaagccatatcgacaataccCACgtcttttgcaatgtgtgtcgcactgattttaatatcagacacggtggggaaaatgacgttactcagcacattaaatcacaacggcacaatttggaTGTTTTTTTCCAACCAATAGAAAGTTACTTTATAATATAATGGAATATCAATGAAGCCTTTCTGTGGGCCACCCTCCAGTGAGGGCCCCTGTTACTCAGGTCCATCATTGCCTGTGACCCGATGCCGCTTGTTCAATGGTACGTGAcacactgttcttaaagagacacgTTTCATGCTACCCTTGAATGAATCTGTGCCTAACACAGGCCATCTGAGTCAAAAAAAGGTCAGGACACAGTGACTCAAATTGTCTTCTACCGCTCACTAGTTCTAGACTCTTGTTTCCTTTGAACGTCCAATTTCGGCTTCATTTCTGTACATTAATGGACTAAGTAATGGTTCTGACCTGTACTCAGTTTGCACTGTACTGGCTGAAGGACCAGACCACTTCCGTCTTTTTTGGGGGTGGGGAGGGGGTCGCTATTACATGGGAAGAGACAAGGTAGATTATAGGAGAGCTCCCAATTTTATGAATGGAGTCTTGAGACGTTTTATTCCTTCCTTTATTCATATATATTAAGTTTTCATAATAATATCAGGGAATATCAATAGAGTCTTTCTGGGAGTCTCATGGCAGCGCTCCGCCCCATTCCttttttcccagaggtgcatgagacGCTCACGTAATCGTGgctggcaccttttactgcccggacccggtTTGcgggctcctccgctctcactaccctcgacggtgtgGCCAGGGGTACTCGGCAATTCCCCAGATGGATCAGGTGGTCGCagtgcacttgtgcccgcagaGCGCCCCCACCTGATAGAGTCACCCGAAGCTCATGTACTGGGCCTATAGGCTTATGTCGTCGCTGGCGGCTAAAGCCTATGGTGctactggacaggccgcctccaccctgcatgccatggctctcctgcaggtgcaccaagccaaggcactcaaagaactgcacgggggtagtcctgacccgggattgatgcaggagctgtgccCTCCAGGCGACTAAGGTCACGGCATGTTCTCTCGGGTGTGAGAtatccaccctggtggtccaggagcagcacctttggctcaacctggtcgattcaggggaggctgacaaggttcgattccttgacgcccccatttcccaggttggcctattcggcgacacgtCTGAGACTTTACCCTTTtggtgaggaagcagacagagGTCATTCAACATATCCTGCCCCGGCGTGGCTCAAGGTCTCGCACCCCATCTGCTCGTCGCCAAGGGCGTTCCCCTGCGGAGACAAACCCAGCTCTGCCACAGCCCCTCCGAGATGGCCAGCCCCGGCGTGGAGCCACCCGCAGGAAACAGATGCCACCCATGTCACGGCTGGTTTTGAAAAGTTTTGAAGCTCCTCTGAGATGGGCAATCCAGGAAGTTACCAAGTTACCATTACCTACCATGGGACCCTTCCACATGATGTGCTTCCGACAAGtttcggtaagaccatgtgacatatttccactctccaggtggggtgtggtctctgtGGTCTCCTCCCCTTCAGAGGGACACCCCACGACGTCGGACCCTATAAGGCCCACAGCCTTATGGGGAGAAAAAAGACAAGGTTCTCCGAGGTTCAGGGGATCGTTTGACACCTGTAAGAGCATTGGGGTGGTTACGTGACGGCcgggtgcgctggctacgaggcactcagaagtctgcccgtctcgcatcgccagtccacgtaacacagatTAGTTATTcgtggcgttttgtatagggacccctagtgtcacttcatcgacacaacgtcgagtgagtgacagaaggggacgtcttggttactgttgtaatctccgttccctgatggagggaatgagacattgtgtcccacctgccacaacactgaactacccgctgaaattgccgctcctcagcacaaaacctgaatgagtggttgtgagccagctccttttatacccgtatgtccgggagagtggcatgcaaattccacttgccaattcccattggccttttctcaaagatcagaggtatttggggcaaaaaggacataaatagcACAGATGCATATGTTATAGGCAGCTTACAAGTTACATATGTGCACATccctgctgtaaaaaaaaatgcttagcTTATTGGGTTAGATGCTTAGCTTAGATTGTCAGCATGTCAGCATATCAGCATGTCAGGCTgaacagctgaagaccagcttgggtAGACTGGGAGATCATCTAGACCATCTtgaaccagctaagaccagcaaaccattttaggctggtttattattattagtagtagtagtactaagGATATATCAGGGAAGTTGTGTttagggtaacactttacaatgaggctCTATTTGTTTACAGTAGTAAATGCATTAGTCATAATAAACAACCAATATGtagtatttttacagcatttatgaatctgggttaatgttaattttgaaaCAACAATTGTTCATTCCTACAATAGTTCTTGTTATTTCATTACGCATGAACTAATGTCAAAATATATGAATatcttttttaatttgttataCATGTTGAGATTAAGTGTAAATTGTTTGCAGACTTACTAAACCATACATTGTGTATGTACCTTCTTTCTTTCTGTAGGAATTTCCACGCCAATTCCAGTGCTGGGTCTGCAAGATCACACCAAAGTATTTAAAGATGGCAGCTGCCTATTGACTGACAATTCCTTTGTGTTGATTGGCTCCTTTGTGGCCTTCTTTGTGCCATTGACCATCATGGTGGTGACCTACTTCCTGACTATCAGTGCTCTGCAGAGTGAAGCTACACTCTGTCTGGACCAGCTGGTGCCCAGACCCAAATGGAGCTCTGGGTTCACCCTAAACATTCTTCCCGGCCCTGCGTTCTATCCTTCAGAGAAAAAACCTTTCTTTCGTCGCTCATTGAGCCGCGAGACAGGGGCTGAGTCAGGAGTTGTAACCCCGCCTTTTGGACGTCACACCGCGCAGTCCATCAGCAACGAGCAAAAAGCCTCCAAAGTTCTGGGCGTGGTCTTCTTCCTGTTTGTGGTCATGTGGTGTCCGTTTTTTATCACTAACGTTTTGGCGGTGGTTTGTGAGCCTGAGGCGTGTGACGCTGATGTGATAAATCGActgttgaatgtgtttgtgtgggttggCTATCTTTCTTCTGCCGTTAACCCATTAGTCTACACACTCTTCAACAAGACTTACCGCTCTGCTTTTGCCAGATACATCCGATGCCAGTTTCACGAGGAGAGGAAACCGTTACAGTTTATTCTGGTCAACACCATTCCACCACTGGCTTATCAGTCCACACACCTGCCATTCGGTGGATCAATAGGCAATGGGAATTTCTCTTTGCccctttctaaaaaaaaacaccatctgTCCAAAAGCAGCAAAAATGAGAGCGTTAGCTGCTTGTGAATTCACTCTTCAAACTCACAAAATTGCAAATGTAACCTCAGATTGGACTTGGGTTCATGTTTTGCATAATCTCCTTATTACCTCTAAAGAAAGCAGCGCAGATTAGCGATGGTGCAGCAGGACCTATTAAAACAGTATCCAAATGGCATCTACGAGTTTATCACAGGTTCATCAAAAGACCTTCGTCTGAGCAGAACCCTTTGAATTCAAATGCAAGATAAATCATTGGAATGAAACTATTTGGgtatataaacaatattgtaTATAAATGTTTGATGTTTAGACTTTTAGTTTTTTATGTAGCATTTTATATTTCAGAAGGTAGAGTTAAATGTATGGGAGCTCAGTGGTGTTTTGTTTACAATGTCAGGTTTTTGAAAACAAGTGTTGATAAAATGGAGTAAAACTTGTGATGTGAGCTTTGTATCTCGTCAAAGAAATGGGATGCTGTAGCCTCATTCATGAATCTTTACTTGTGTGCTACTGGTTTATCCTCTTGAATGAATTAAACCCAGAGAAATATGTTATTCTGAATGACAAAAGCAGTTCATGTGGTGTCTTTAAAAATAGTTCAGCACTTCAAAAGATAAAATGCAAACCCTACCTAAATTTCTTTTCATATTTCTTGGGAccttgtcataatttacttaccctacATGTCGATCCAAACCCGTATAAGGAGAAATTGCACATAACATCTTATTGGTTCTTGCGACATGACATCATGATGTTTGGTCATGAGACATGATGtgaaccaatgaggtttggtgTTACCAACATAGCTGTTATCAATTATTTGATTAGacttgagagtgaataacaatGTAAATTTGATTCTGTTCATCACATAAAATGATCATATGGTTTCAGGAGCTTTAGAATATAGAGTATGTGTCATATCAAATTCTTTTAATGGGGTTTTTTCTGTCGTGATTGACAGTCCGGTGCActcactttcattacatggaaaaTAAACCCTGGCTTTTAAAAAATGCaccttttgtgttgcatggaagaaagaaagttatacaggtttaaaagtgagtgaatgaataatgacagaattgtcgtGTTTGGTTGAACTATTATTCTAAGAGCATGCATcataaaaatggcttaaaaaacgGTACGAAATTGCATCAAACAACTGTCTATCCATCTTGCACCTTGTTGTTTGGACcgattaaatataatttagaaaAGGTACATTGTAGAGTAGCACTCAGATTCGTGTTGCTCACATAGTGCCAGTACTAAACTCCAACAGTCAAGTTGTCAGATGTAGTTCTTTGAAAACATCCTTTTAAGAACTCTGGGACGTTAGTGGTTCTGAAAATACATCTCCAAATTCAGGGTTTTATGGCAACACTAAGAGCAATCTCAGAAACATTCTCGATCCACACAAGAGAGTGTTGGGTTCAGATACCAGCACTTTTTGAAAACCTCTGATCTGTCTACAGCAGTGTAGTTGTTGTGTTGATGACAGTCATACACTTGTTTTGCAATGAGTCATCTCTGTTTCATATTTCTGAGTGAATAATTATTCAtggtatatgtatatttatatgtgcAATGTTTATCTGCCCTCATTCCAGAAATATATTGTAGCAGTCTGACCACAAGAGCTGTAGCCAGACAGTTCACTTCAGAACTCAATAGTTCATAACAGTGTTGTTTTTGTTGCTTTTATGCCTCTGTATTTATCATGTTGAGTTAATTTTTTTAGTCCCACCGCTTCACCAGAATGGTCATAATTTGTGTCCATTATGGGAGGCCAAAGCATTGAAGTTACATTAGGAAACATCACACAATCCCTCTTGTGTATAACTCAAGTTGACTCAATAAAAGAGTGCAGAAGTTGCACATTTTAAACGAATGTTGCAGAAAttatttaaaaccattttaaccACATGACCATCCTGTCACTGTGGTGAATGTAGTGGTAACACTTAATAATAATGTTCCAGAGTTAATACATATCTATGCAGgaactaatgcaggacaaattAAGAGTGCAGCCTTAACTCTTCAGATATTACTGCTAACTAATATGGAAGAGTATTTAATACGTTCGGAGTTAATGGCAAATTGATGACTGGGGTCGTTCACTATTAGATATTaaataattactgaatattttatatgtaaTGAAGAATGACCAACTAACTACTGGTCAGTTGTAATAACTACTAAGTTGTTACCTATCACAATGTGTGTCGTGTTGGTAGCGTACTACAAGCCAAATGGCAATGACAAATCAATGCCTAATGAGCATTGCCCTCATGTAAGTCAAAAAACAAATGGTCATACAGACTAAGCCAGCACTTGGATTTGATGCAGCCGAAGCAGGACCTACTGTAGCCTAATGGCCCAAAGAACTCACAACATAACTGCTATAAACTCCTTAGAAGCTGTACAGTTCTCCGCTGAGTCACTTGAATAAATCATGAATATGTATCACTGTGTACACTGTGAGACAATCAGtttaaatcagaatcagaaaaagccaCTGGGTGATTTGCCAACACTCTGTAATGAACgatagtgagacaaacagacccaagagcagaggaataGTTCAAATGATTGTATACCAGTAATAATGAGTAGTCACAGGGTTGAGGAATGTAGAAACTACCAACAGCGTCCTCTAATGGCGTGCGCATCGTTGTCGCGCAAGGGGCAATCCGTAAAGTGTGTGTTCGtaggatgagtgtgtgtgttgtggaagtCAGGGACAGATTCATAGAATCCTCCGTTGCAGCTTAGCTAGATGCAGAACAACGCTCAGCAGAGATGAGCGAACTTAACTCTCGACACTGAGGCAGAAAAGAGGTATCCTCCATGGAAGACCAGCTGACACACAGCAatactggaaggtaaccacacacCCGATACatgggcaaccaacagatacacgagacaagACCagctaggcagagagagtgaggttagtactcaatgtcaaacaacaatctagcaaagatccTGAGAACGAGATGGGCAACGAGATGTTGCTCGGCACGctaatcagtgttcccatggaaatgccgaTCATGCATGCCACCCTGCCACTGCCGGGAAAGAGGAAGGGCGAATGAGACCAGCTGCCAAATAATCATTTATATACCTGTTCATGGTCTCCCTCTCAGGAGCTGAGAGCAAATACAGCCATCCCCAAGGTGGCGAAGTGCCAAGAAACAGTTCAATCACACAGTCGTATGGGCGATGGGGAGAAAAGGTCAAGGCGTGGGACCAGCTGAACACCGCCCTCAAGTCATGGTATGTCAACGGTACTCCAGATAAGTCTACTGGTTCATCCTGCAATGAAACATAAGACGGGACAGGGGAAACAGCAGAGTTAATACAGAGCGACAAACAATAAGGACTTCAAGCAAGAACAGTGTTGGTTGACCAATCTATGTGGGGGTTGTGCATTACCAACCAAGGATGTCACAACACTAGCGGTGCCGATGAAGTTAGAAGGACAACTGCTCTGTATGATTCCCAGAGATGAAGGTGACCAAATTTGTGAACTGAGGGATGACGGACAGCACCATTCGCCAGCCCTTCTGGTGAGGACCGTAATAACACAGGCCACCTTCATTGTATCCAAAGCAAAAGTGGAGGGCTGTAACTTGAAGAACAGGCAACATTGCGAAAGGCATGCGCTGCAGGATTCAGCCTCACCTGAATAGAGGGCTGGATGGGGAATGCGTGCTTCAAAGCGTTCAGGAGCCAGAGGAACCACCGGAGCAGGTAAGGAAGCTTCCTGAGATGGGCCAGCATCAGGAAATGGGCGGAGCTGCTGAACAAAGGAGGTGAGCTCGGCAAGCTGAAAAGCCATCGTCTCCCAAGTCTGGTTCTATGCAGCGATTTGATCCTGCTGATGTCCCAGCAAGACTCCCTGctgagagagggtggagagaagagTTGATTACTCCGCTTGGTCCATACTTGGCTAGATTGTTCTGTAATGAATGATAGTTGttgagacaaacagacccaaaagcagaggaacagttcaaatgatttattaacagtaataatgagcAGTCACTGGGTTGAGG
The Xyrauchen texanus isolate HMW12.3.18 chromosome 14, RBS_HiC_50CHRs, whole genome shotgun sequence genome window above contains:
- the LOC127655232 gene encoding 5-hydroxytryptamine receptor 2A-like, producing MNLHANISKLVTSSVLMPFDPDTWTPRPDNMLDKAVHNSSFGCNRSWVDTEASLFPNLSISGTSNERTELLSWHRCNGETSQEELVGKNWAALLILVVVIVTVTGNILVIMAVNLERKLQNATNYFLMSLAVADMLLGLLVMPVSMVTIVYGYLWPLPTALCPMWIYLDVLFSTASIMHLCAISLDRYVAIRNPIRHNRSNSRSRAWAKITAVWTISAGISTPIPVLGLQDHTKVFKDGSCLLTDNSFVLIGSFVAFFVPLTIMVVTYFLTISALQSEATLCLDQLVPRPKWSSGFTLNILPGPAFYPSEKKPFFRRSLSRETGAESGVVTPPFGRHTAQSISNEQKASKVLGVVFFLFVVMWCPFFITNVLAVVCEPEACDADVINRLLNVFVWVGYLSSAVNPLVYTLFNKTYRSAFARYIRCQFHEERKPLQFILVNTIPPLAYQSTHLPFGGSIGNGNFSLPLSKKKHHLSKSSKNESVSCL